The Limnochorda sp. LNt genome includes a region encoding these proteins:
- a CDS encoding fibronectin type III domain-containing protein, with product MHRPRRAPAGRPHPRWLAAPALLALAVVLSGCWPARILGLRPERAAGPVAVSLAVPASAFETGPGQSPPATLRVSLVKDARLMVQERALQAPEGDEAVATFVFDQVYEGRWEVAGELLDAEGDAVYAGATRLYVTAGETATVRLTLAARPALLRTQIDLSGYDRQALVTAAGVHLKGPSTAYLKASRPGRDLVWSFDRERQPGTYDLRLVLYQDGGAIEYSREYTSVVLLPGKTTALRWRPATGGAIVIGEIDWVPAAPGDVTCQVLPSEAALRVAWSPPPDPDVAGYRVYLRPPEGSLRLAEEVTAGASQVTLTDPTLPWQAGGAVYVGVTAVDLAGQESLHAPGWCEIPGPSGPASVVERGAG from the coding sequence GTGCATCGACCGAGACGAGCTCCGGCGGGTCGCCCCCATCCGCGATGGCTCGCTGCGCCCGCGCTGCTGGCGCTGGCCGTCGTCCTCTCCGGCTGTTGGCCTGCTCGCATCCTGGGGCTGCGTCCCGAGCGGGCCGCGGGCCCCGTCGCCGTCTCGCTGGCCGTGCCGGCCTCGGCCTTCGAGACCGGGCCCGGGCAGAGCCCTCCGGCCACCCTGCGCGTCAGCCTGGTCAAGGACGCGCGCCTGATGGTGCAGGAGCGGGCCCTGCAGGCGCCGGAGGGAGACGAGGCGGTGGCGACTTTCGTCTTCGACCAGGTCTACGAAGGTCGCTGGGAGGTGGCCGGCGAGCTACTCGACGCCGAGGGTGACGCCGTCTACGCCGGGGCGACCCGGCTCTACGTCACCGCGGGGGAGACGGCGACGGTACGGCTGACGCTGGCAGCCCGCCCGGCCCTGCTCAGGACCCAGATCGACCTGAGCGGGTACGACCGGCAAGCCCTGGTGACCGCCGCGGGCGTCCACCTCAAGGGGCCCTCCACCGCCTACCTCAAGGCGTCCCGGCCCGGCCGCGACCTGGTCTGGAGCTTCGACCGTGAGCGGCAGCCCGGCACCTACGACCTGCGGCTGGTGCTCTATCAGGATGGGGGCGCCATCGAGTACTCACGGGAGTACACGAGCGTCGTGCTGCTGCCCGGCAAGACGACCGCCCTGCGATGGCGGCCGGCGACGGGCGGAGCCATCGTCATCGGCGAGATCGACTGGGTGCCGGCGGCGCCCGGCGACGTGACGTGTCAGGTCCTGCCATCGGAGGCGGCGCTACGGGTCGCCTGGTCGCCGCCGCCCGACCCCGACGTGGCCGGCTACCGCGTCTACCTGCGGCCCCCGGAGGGCTCCCTGCGGCTGGCGGAGGAGGTGACGGCCGGGGCGTCGCAGGTGACGCTGACCGACCCCACCCTGCCCTGGCAGGCGGGCGGTGCGGTCTACGTCGGCGTCACCGCCGTGGACCTGGCCGGCCAGGAGAGCCTGCACGCCCCGGGCTGGTGCGAGATCCCCGGCCCATCCGGCCCGGCGTCAGTCGTCGAGCGAGGAGCCGGATGA
- a CDS encoding HDIG domain-containing metalloprotein, which translates to MPTREQAWQLLTEWTQNPNLLKHALAVEAAMRAYARRFGEPEDAWALAGLLHDLDYERYPQLEVHPLQGVEELRRRGYPPDVIDAILGHNSYHGHPRRTPMARALFACDELTGFIVAVALVRPNRDLDDVTVEAVKKKFKDKAFARGVNREDIFLGAEELGVPLDEHIQTVIDAMRSVKDVLGLDGKASG; encoded by the coding sequence ATGCCGACCCGGGAGCAAGCCTGGCAGCTGTTGACGGAGTGGACGCAAAACCCCAATCTCCTCAAGCACGCCCTGGCCGTGGAGGCCGCGATGCGAGCCTACGCCCGCCGCTTCGGCGAGCCCGAGGATGCGTGGGCTCTGGCAGGGCTGCTCCACGACCTCGACTACGAGCGCTACCCGCAGCTCGAGGTGCACCCCCTCCAGGGGGTCGAGGAGCTGCGCCGGCGCGGCTACCCCCCCGACGTGATCGACGCCATCCTGGGCCACAACAGCTACCATGGCCATCCGCGCCGCACGCCCATGGCGCGGGCGCTGTTCGCCTGCGACGAGCTGACCGGCTTCATCGTGGCCGTGGCGCTGGTGCGACCCAACCGGGATCTCGACGACGTCACCGTGGAGGCCGTCAAGAAGAAGTTCAAGGACAAGGCCTTCGCCCGTGGCGTCAACCGGGAGGACATCTTCCTGGGCGCCGAGGAGCTGGGCGTGCCCCTCGACGAGCACATCCAGACCGTCATCGACGCCATGCGCTCCGTCAAGGACGTCCTGGGGCTCGACGGCAAGGCGTCCGGCTGA
- a CDS encoding SDR family NAD(P)-dependent oxidoreductase codes for MAGSSELGGRVAMVTGAGRGIGRAVAVELARHGAHCALVARTASELEETARQVQATGGRALALVADVRDPQAVEAAVETAWRSLGPVEILVNNAGAFVAHEFLATPYEKWRGMLEDNLAGVVHCSRAVARRLAAARLGGRFVNVSSVNGSFGVGWSSAYNVAKGAIDQLTRSLAVELAPYGILVNGVAPGFIDTAMSRARGESDFETEAFRRFYVGERRIPLARPGRPEEVAAAVLFFASPACSYVTGQTLFVDGGLSITY; via the coding sequence ATGGCGGGGTCGTCGGAACTGGGCGGCCGGGTGGCGATGGTGACCGGCGCCGGCCGCGGCATCGGGCGGGCCGTGGCCGTCGAGCTCGCCCGCCACGGAGCGCACTGCGCGCTGGTGGCGCGCACGGCCAGCGAGCTGGAGGAGACGGCCCGGCAGGTGCAGGCCACGGGGGGCCGGGCGCTGGCCCTGGTGGCCGACGTGCGGGATCCCCAGGCGGTGGAGGCGGCGGTCGAGACGGCATGGCGCTCCCTGGGGCCCGTCGAGATCCTGGTCAACAACGCCGGCGCCTTCGTGGCCCACGAGTTCCTGGCCACGCCCTACGAGAAGTGGCGCGGCATGCTGGAGGACAACCTGGCGGGGGTCGTCCACTGCTCACGGGCGGTGGCGCGGCGACTGGCGGCGGCCCGGCTGGGTGGGCGCTTCGTCAACGTCTCCTCCGTCAACGGCTCCTTTGGGGTCGGATGGTCGTCGGCCTATAATGTGGCCAAGGGTGCCATCGACCAGCTGACCCGCAGCCTGGCCGTCGAGCTGGCACCGTACGGGATCCTGGTCAACGGCGTGGCGCCGGGGTTCATCGATACCGCCATGTCGCGCGCCCGCGGCGAGAGCGACTTCGAGACCGAGGCGTTTCGCCGCTTCTACGTGGGGGAGCGACGGATCCCGCTGGCGCGCCCGGGGCGACCCGAGGAGGTGGCGGCGGCGGTGCTCTTCTTCGCCTCGCCGGCCTGCAGCTACGTGACGGGCCAGACGCTGTTCGTCGATGGCGGCCTCTCCATCACCTACTAG
- a CDS encoding inositol monophosphatase family protein, with translation MKTLQASRSITELMETAQEAVVRAGRLLHEHWREFLEAGVGFKGPVDLVTEGDRRSEATILEVIRSRYPDDAILTEERGAVGRESEYRWLVDPLDGTTNYAHGLPVFAVSVAVERQGQLLAGSVYEPATGRLYVAGRGEGARRDGRVLRVSGTRELDRSLLATGFAYNLRETDETNLDHFDHFSRRAQGIRRLGAAALDLCWVAEGWFDGFWEYRLHPWDVAAGVLLVQEAGGRVTDFFGAPLDLCRPTLDVVASNGQIHGAMLRVLELGHTGMHRASSSTP, from the coding sequence GTGAAGACGTTGCAGGCAAGCCGCAGCATCACCGAGCTGATGGAGACGGCGCAGGAGGCGGTCGTCCGGGCGGGGCGACTGCTCCACGAGCACTGGAGGGAGTTCCTGGAGGCGGGTGTCGGCTTCAAGGGACCGGTGGATCTGGTCACCGAGGGCGACCGGAGGTCCGAGGCCACCATCCTCGAGGTGATCCGGTCTCGCTATCCCGACGACGCCATCCTGACCGAGGAGCGGGGGGCGGTGGGGCGGGAGTCGGAGTACCGGTGGCTGGTCGACCCGCTGGACGGGACCACCAATTACGCCCACGGGCTTCCCGTCTTCGCCGTCTCCGTCGCGGTGGAGCGACAGGGCCAGCTGCTGGCGGGCTCGGTCTACGAGCCGGCGACCGGACGGCTCTACGTGGCCGGGCGGGGTGAGGGCGCCCGGCGCGATGGCCGGGTGCTGCGCGTCTCCGGCACCCGGGAGCTGGACCGCAGCCTGCTGGCAACCGGCTTCGCCTACAACCTCCGCGAGACCGACGAGACCAACCTGGACCACTTCGACCACTTCTCCCGCCGGGCCCAGGGGATCCGCCGCCTGGGGGCCGCGGCGCTGGACCTGTGCTGGGTCGCGGAGGGGTGGTTCGACGGCTTCTGGGAGTACCGGCTGCACCCGTGGGACGTGGCCGCCGGCGTGCTGCTGGTCCAGGAGGCGGGAGGCCGGGTGACCGACTTCTTCGGCGCGCCCCTCGACCTTTGCCGACCGACCCTGGACGTGGTCGCCTCCAATGGCCAGATCCACGGAGCCATGCTCCGGGTACTGGAGCTGGGGCACACCGGGATGCACCGGGCGTCGAGCTCGACGCCGTGA
- a CDS encoding P1 family peptidase yields MLLFPRGAAAGVDVRGGAPGTRETDVLTAGNLVDRIHAVLLTGGSAYGLDAASGVMAWCEEQGVGFETPAGRVPIVVAAVLYDLDLGDPSRRPGPAEGRAACRAATSSHPASAAAMLGNVGAGAGATVGKRAGPAHRMKGGLGVAWGRLASGEAMAAVVAVNAVGDVVDPRTGEWLAGAYDRERRRPLPEWGATASPPLGPGQATTLACVVTALPVEGPDLTKVATMAHDGIARAVRPSHTLFDGDAVFAVSVGEGPRYGGLPRAVAVSQAGALAADLVAEAIVAAVRSARGVAGVPSMSDIRAAQTR; encoded by the coding sequence GTGCTCCTCTTCCCGCGGGGAGCGGCGGCGGGCGTCGACGTGCGCGGCGGTGCGCCCGGCACCCGCGAGACCGACGTGCTCACCGCCGGCAACCTGGTCGATCGCATCCACGCCGTGCTCCTGACCGGTGGCAGCGCGTACGGGCTGGATGCGGCCTCGGGGGTCATGGCGTGGTGCGAGGAGCAGGGCGTGGGCTTCGAGACGCCCGCCGGCAGGGTGCCCATCGTGGTGGCCGCGGTGCTCTACGACCTGGACCTGGGCGACCCGTCCCGCCGCCCGGGTCCCGCGGAGGGGCGTGCCGCCTGCCGGGCCGCCACGTCGTCGCATCCCGCCAGCGCCGCCGCCATGCTGGGCAACGTAGGGGCAGGTGCCGGCGCGACGGTGGGCAAGCGCGCGGGGCCCGCGCACCGCATGAAGGGCGGTCTCGGCGTGGCATGGGGGCGGCTCGCCTCGGGCGAGGCCATGGCGGCCGTGGTGGCGGTCAATGCAGTCGGAGACGTCGTCGACCCCCGGACGGGCGAGTGGCTGGCCGGGGCCTACGACCGGGAGCGTCGACGCCCCCTGCCGGAGTGGGGCGCGACGGCGTCACCCCCGCTGGGGCCCGGCCAGGCGACGACGCTGGCCTGCGTCGTCACCGCACTGCCCGTGGAGGGCCCGGATCTGACGAAGGTGGCCACCATGGCCCACGACGGCATCGCCCGGGCCGTGCGGCCGTCGCACACGCTCTTCGACGGTGACGCGGTCTTCGCCGTCTCGGTGGGCGAGGGGCCTCGCTACGGCGGGCTCCCGAGGGCCGTGGCCGTCTCGCAGGCGGGTGCGCTGGCCGCCGACCTGGTGGCCGAGGCCATCGTAGCAGCCGTACGGTCCGCCCGAGGGGTGGCGGGGGTGCCTTCGATGTCCGACATCCGCGCAGCACAAACGAGGTGA
- the coaBC gene encoding bifunctional phosphopantothenoylcysteine decarboxylase/phosphopantothenate--cysteine ligase CoaBC has translation MEGKYLPDEQPLGGRTILVGVSGGIAAYKAVDVVRRLARLGADVHVVMTRAATRLVGPATFRELSYNPVITDLFEPHPRVVMSHVTLARKADLLCIAPATADVIAKMAAGIADDALTTTYLACRAPVLLAPAMNDAMWEHPATQENVGRLRARGHVVVGPAHGPLATGHEGRGRMEEPHRIVEEVRCLLHPVKDLLGRRILVTAGPTREPLDPVRFLSNRSSGKMGYAVARMARYRGASVVLVSGPTWLEPPAGVEVVRVETAEQMQAACHQWLPEVDAVVMAAAVADFRAVSPSEAKIKREADGAPGGGDAAGGRRLLLELVAVPDILASLAQRRRPGQVLVGFAAETGRLEDLAREKLRRKGVDLIVANDVTRPGAGFESETNAAILLGADGTRTEVPLVAKESLADRILDWVAARLAGPARD, from the coding sequence TTGGAAGGCAAGTACCTGCCCGACGAGCAGCCCCTCGGCGGCCGCACCATCCTGGTGGGCGTCTCGGGGGGCATCGCCGCCTACAAGGCCGTGGATGTGGTGCGGCGGCTGGCCCGCCTGGGGGCGGACGTGCACGTCGTGATGACCCGCGCCGCCACGCGTCTGGTGGGGCCCGCCACCTTCCGCGAGCTCTCCTACAATCCCGTCATCACCGACCTCTTCGAGCCTCATCCGCGGGTCGTCATGAGCCACGTGACGCTGGCGCGCAAGGCAGACCTCCTCTGCATCGCTCCCGCCACCGCCGACGTCATCGCCAAGATGGCGGCGGGCATCGCCGACGACGCGTTGACCACCACCTACCTGGCCTGCCGGGCCCCGGTGCTCTTGGCCCCCGCCATGAACGACGCGATGTGGGAGCACCCGGCGACCCAGGAGAACGTGGGCCGATTGCGGGCCCGGGGGCACGTGGTGGTGGGCCCGGCCCACGGCCCCCTGGCCACGGGCCACGAGGGGCGGGGCCGCATGGAGGAGCCGCACCGCATCGTCGAGGAGGTCCGTTGCCTGCTGCACCCCGTCAAGGACCTCCTCGGTCGGCGCATCCTGGTGACGGCCGGGCCGACGCGGGAGCCGCTGGATCCCGTGCGCTTCTTGAGCAATCGCTCCAGCGGCAAGATGGGCTACGCGGTGGCCCGCATGGCGCGCTATCGGGGGGCCTCGGTGGTGCTGGTCTCGGGCCCCACCTGGCTGGAGCCTCCGGCCGGCGTCGAGGTGGTACGGGTGGAGACGGCGGAGCAGATGCAGGCGGCGTGCCACCAGTGGCTGCCCGAGGTCGACGCCGTCGTCATGGCGGCGGCGGTCGCCGACTTCCGGGCGGTGTCACCGTCGGAGGCCAAGATCAAGCGAGAGGCCGACGGCGCCCCGGGCGGGGGAGACGCCGCCGGAGGGCGGCGGCTGCTGCTGGAGCTGGTGGCGGTACCCGACATCCTGGCCTCCCTCGCGCAGCGCCGCCGCCCCGGGCAGGTGCTGGTGGGCTTCGCGGCCGAGACGGGCCGGCTCGAGGACTTGGCCCGGGAGAAGCTCCGGCGCAAGGGCGTGGACCTCATCGTGGCCAACGACGTCACCCGACCGGGGGCCGGCTTCGAGTCGGAGACCAACGCCGCGATCTTGCTGGGAGCCGACGGCACCCGCACCGAGGTGCCCCTGGTGGCCAAGGAGAGCCTGGCCGACCGTATCCTGGACTGGGTCGCCGCCCGGCTGGCAGGCCCCGCCCGGGACTGA
- a CDS encoding carboxypeptidase regulatory-like domain-containing protein has protein sequence MERPGPAVLARPLTGPVTAAPGSPVALLARLDNAGSVPLELTPSAEAPPGWELIVPPPAVQLAPRTWRTALIAVRPGPSVPAGSYEVAVTWRDAFHGVSAPVRFRLTVPAIGRLDVALLESPAYVVAEGYRLRFVVRNAGNRFERIHVQASDNLGLAIRAQPGALRLEPGQSAVVTVSVEVPSALARTVYHRVVLAVSSEDDPEVRAAAAASVEVVARTAPLRAAYRWFPLTATWTSHATPSGPGLDWSLVGSGRLRESGDGTLAVDVSSQAARLTYRLPWLTVTAGRQPFSLSPLTRFDRRGDGLDVRVRGGPWESVLQAMATPHGVGLGARLAYALDGVHDASLQLATLPETGEVVASATARITPWQRLYLEAEAGCTGRLETGCTSHALRTDATLALAGWSLSARWDDREAGYAGRPAGERQREATLAVDLPASWRLSGTVREALSGAPGSGTAATTAEHRLRLTGHRGGSTGLSLELGRREQASEATHVRQRMDETRLYVSHHMDGGALVGQEIAYARWQDLPEGPRSASWGYGLSAYLPVGAASVGPFLRVERPVEGEQTGGFHLSGGVQWRWRLPRSISIAVTTGWKGGPTAEQTASVDLRYQPPAAAGLRLTLQAARTDVSPWSWQLKATYQAPLELPTGKRPDVGSLEGRVVDADGAPVPGVVVRLGTLSAVTDRDGRFDFPAVSPGVYYLTLRTGPVEKEVWSLPQTPWRVAVAPRQRLQQTFRLVTPARVWGHVEVALDGRTPGRSGDAPATVVAPPPVSVGDLVVEAIGDSGTRTVLTATDGSFSLEGLLPGVYRLRLRPEGLPPLYVPDPAEATVTLSPGERRHVILTLRPVVRRIEVYEGGELVPEAPAP, from the coding sequence ATGGAGCGCCCTGGGCCGGCGGTCCTGGCGCGGCCGCTGACGGGTCCCGTCACGGCGGCGCCCGGCTCGCCGGTCGCGCTCCTCGCGCGTCTCGACAACGCGGGCTCCGTCCCGCTGGAGCTGACGCCCAGCGCCGAGGCGCCGCCGGGCTGGGAGCTGATCGTGCCCCCTCCGGCCGTACAGCTGGCCCCTCGCACCTGGCGCACGGCGCTCATAGCGGTGCGGCCCGGCCCGTCGGTCCCGGCCGGCTCGTACGAGGTGGCCGTCACGTGGCGGGACGCGTTCCATGGGGTCTCGGCCCCGGTGCGCTTCCGGCTGACGGTGCCGGCCATCGGGAGGCTCGACGTGGCCCTCCTGGAGTCGCCGGCCTACGTCGTCGCCGAGGGTTATCGGCTCCGTTTCGTCGTGCGCAACGCCGGCAACCGGTTCGAACGGATTCACGTGCAGGCGAGCGACAACCTGGGGCTCGCGATCCGGGCCCAGCCAGGGGCGCTGCGGCTCGAGCCCGGGCAGTCGGCGGTCGTCACGGTCTCGGTGGAGGTGCCCTCCGCGCTCGCTCGCACCGTCTACCACCGGGTCGTGCTGGCCGTCTCCAGCGAGGACGACCCCGAGGTCCGGGCCGCGGCTGCCGCGTCGGTGGAGGTGGTGGCACGCACGGCCCCGCTTCGAGCGGCCTACCGGTGGTTTCCCCTGACGGCCACCTGGACGAGCCACGCCACGCCCTCCGGCCCGGGCCTCGACTGGAGCCTGGTGGGGAGCGGCCGCCTCCGGGAGAGCGGTGACGGGACGCTGGCCGTCGACGTGTCGAGCCAGGCGGCCCGACTGACCTACCGCCTCCCCTGGCTGACGGTGACGGCAGGCCGACAGCCGTTCTCGCTGTCGCCCCTCACCCGCTTCGACCGGCGAGGCGACGGCCTCGACGTGCGCGTCCGGGGTGGCCCCTGGGAGTCGGTGCTGCAGGCCATGGCGACCCCCCACGGCGTGGGACTGGGCGCCCGCCTCGCCTACGCCCTCGACGGCGTGCACGACGCCTCGCTCCAGCTGGCCACCCTGCCGGAGACGGGGGAGGTGGTGGCGTCGGCCACCGCCCGGATCACCCCCTGGCAACGCCTCTACCTGGAGGCCGAGGCGGGCTGCACCGGTCGGCTCGAGACGGGGTGCACCTCCCACGCCCTGCGGACGGACGCCACGCTCGCCCTTGCCGGCTGGAGCCTCTCGGCCCGCTGGGACGACCGCGAGGCCGGGTACGCAGGCCGTCCGGCGGGCGAGCGCCAGCGCGAGGCCACCCTGGCGGTGGACCTCCCCGCGTCGTGGCGACTCTCGGGGACCGTGCGCGAAGCCCTCTCAGGGGCGCCGGGGAGCGGCACCGCCGCCACGACGGCCGAGCACCGACTGCGGCTCACGGGCCACAGGGGCGGCAGCACGGGATTGAGCCTCGAGCTCGGGCGTCGCGAACAGGCCAGCGAGGCCACCCACGTCCGGCAACGGATGGACGAGACGCGGCTCTACGTCAGCCACCACATGGACGGGGGGGCGCTGGTGGGCCAGGAGATCGCCTACGCCCGATGGCAGGATCTGCCGGAGGGCCCCCGGTCCGCCTCCTGGGGCTACGGCCTGTCGGCCTACCTGCCCGTCGGCGCGGCCAGCGTGGGACCGTTCCTCCGGGTGGAGCGCCCGGTGGAGGGAGAGCAGACGGGCGGCTTTCACCTCTCGGGGGGCGTGCAATGGCGGTGGCGACTCCCCCGCTCCATCTCCATCGCAGTGACGACGGGGTGGAAGGGCGGCCCCACGGCCGAGCAGACCGCCTCCGTCGACCTGCGCTACCAGCCGCCGGCCGCAGCCGGGCTCCGGCTCACGCTGCAGGCCGCCCGCACGGACGTGTCTCCCTGGTCGTGGCAGCTCAAGGCCACCTACCAGGCACCCCTGGAGCTGCCGACGGGCAAGCGCCCCGACGTGGGGAGCCTGGAGGGTCGCGTCGTCGACGCCGATGGCGCCCCGGTGCCGGGAGTGGTGGTGCGCCTGGGCACCCTCTCGGCCGTCACCGACCGCGACGGCCGCTTCGACTTCCCCGCCGTCAGCCCCGGCGTCTACTACCTGACGCTGCGCACCGGGCCCGTCGAGAAAGAGGTCTGGAGCCTGCCGCAGACACCCTGGCGGGTCGCGGTCGCGCCCCGCCAGCGCCTGCAGCAGACCTTCCGGCTGGTGACGCCCGCCCGCGTGTGGGGCCACGTGGAGGTGGCCCTCGACGGGAGGACGCCGGGGCGATCCGGGGATGCTCCCGCAACCGTCGTCGCCCCTCCCCCCGTCTCGGTCGGGGATCTGGTCGTCGAGGCCATCGGCGACTCGGGCACCCGCACGGTACTGACGGCGACGGACGGCAGCTTCTCGCTCGAGGGACTCCTGCCCGGGGTCTACCGTCTGCGACTGCGACCCGAGGGGCTGCCCCCGCTCTACGTGCCGGACCCCGCCGAGGCGACCGTCACCCTGTCCCCCGGCGAGCGCCGGCACGTCATCCTCACCCTGCGGCCGGTCGTACGACGCATCGAGGTGTACGAGGGTGGCGAGCTGGTGCCCGAGGCACCCGCGCCCTAG
- a CDS encoding pyridoxal phosphate-dependent aminotransferase, whose translation MPARATRMDAVGTETAFEVLAQVKRLGATGRKVYNFAIGEPDFDTPDSIKQAGIAAIRENHTHYSPSAGIAPLREAIARHAGRLRGLSLSPDEVVVTPGAKPIIYYTLLACVDPGDEVIYPNPGFPIYESAIRLAGAVPVPVYLREERGFAFDPAELAERITDRTRLVILNSPHNPTGGVLGADVLSEVARLAIEHDLWVLSDEIYSRIVFDRPFSSIASLPGMRERTVILDGFSKTYAMTGWRLGYGIMPVPIAEAVARLVTNVESCTATFTQMAGVAALEGSQEPVREMVAEFAARRDLVVGLLNEVPGVRVGVPAGAFYVFPNVTEACRRVGAPDARTFASRLLEEAGVAVLARTAFGTPAPDEDQQFVRLSYAASREQLREGILRMRRWVERGGRA comes from the coding sequence ATGCCGGCGAGGGCGACGCGGATGGATGCGGTGGGCACGGAGACGGCCTTCGAGGTGCTCGCACAGGTCAAGCGCCTCGGGGCCACGGGTCGCAAGGTGTACAACTTCGCCATCGGCGAGCCCGACTTCGACACACCCGACTCCATCAAGCAGGCGGGCATCGCCGCCATCCGGGAGAACCACACCCACTACTCGCCGTCGGCGGGGATCGCGCCGCTCAGGGAGGCGATCGCCCGCCACGCAGGGCGGCTGCGGGGGCTTTCGCTATCGCCCGACGAGGTGGTGGTGACGCCGGGGGCCAAGCCCATCATCTACTACACGCTGCTGGCCTGTGTGGACCCGGGCGACGAGGTGATCTACCCCAACCCGGGCTTTCCCATCTACGAGTCGGCCATCCGGCTGGCCGGCGCCGTGCCGGTGCCGGTCTACCTGCGGGAGGAGCGGGGTTTCGCCTTCGACCCGGCGGAGCTGGCCGAGCGCATCACCGACCGCACGCGCCTGGTCATCCTCAACTCCCCCCACAACCCCACGGGGGGCGTGCTGGGTGCCGACGTGCTGTCGGAGGTGGCGCGGCTGGCCATCGAGCACGATCTGTGGGTGCTGTCCGACGAGATCTACTCCCGCATCGTCTTCGACCGGCCCTTCTCCAGCATCGCCTCCCTGCCCGGCATGCGCGAGCGCACCGTCATCCTCGACGGCTTCTCCAAGACCTACGCCATGACCGGCTGGCGGCTGGGCTACGGGATCATGCCGGTGCCCATCGCCGAGGCGGTGGCGCGGCTGGTGACCAACGTGGAGTCCTGCACCGCTACCTTCACCCAGATGGCCGGGGTGGCCGCGCTGGAGGGGTCGCAGGAGCCGGTGCGCGAGATGGTGGCCGAGTTCGCCGCGCGCCGGGACCTGGTGGTGGGGCTCCTCAACGAGGTGCCGGGCGTGCGGGTGGGGGTTCCGGCGGGGGCCTTCTACGTCTTCCCCAACGTGACGGAGGCGTGTCGCCGGGTGGGGGCGCCCGACGCGCGCACGTTCGCCTCCCGGCTGCTGGAGGAGGCGGGGGTGGCGGTGCTGGCACGGACGGCCTTCGGCACCCCAGCCCCTGACGAGGACCAGCAGTTCGTGCGCCTCTCCTATGCGGCCTCGCGTGAGCAGCTGCGCGAGGGCATCCTCCGCATGCGCCGGTGGGTGGAGCGGGGCGGGCGCGCGTGA
- a CDS encoding zinc-binding dehydrogenase: MQAVRFHRHGGPEVLELETVPVPEPGPGQVRIRVRAVALNHLDLWNRRGLPGRTVPLPRIPGADVAGEVDALGPGVAGLDPGARVIVNPGISCGRCRACLEGRDNLCPHYEVLGNRTDGGYAQYVVVPAANVIAMPGRLEFVEAAAVPLVFLTAWHMLVTLARLQPGETVLVWGAGSGVGSAAIQIARLLGAHVIATVGSADKVARAQRLGADVVLDHHRQAVDEEVRALTGRRGVDVVFEHVGQATWERSLRSLTHGGRLVTCGATTGYEGLTDIRYVFSRQLQILGSYMGSKGELLRLLPFVEQGRLQPVVDRVLPLAQAAEAHRIVEERRHFGKVVLQVP; this comes from the coding sequence ATGCAGGCGGTGCGGTTTCACCGGCACGGAGGGCCCGAGGTGCTGGAGCTGGAGACGGTACCCGTCCCGGAGCCGGGCCCCGGTCAGGTGCGGATCCGGGTACGGGCCGTGGCCCTCAACCACCTGGACCTCTGGAACCGCCGAGGCCTGCCGGGGCGCACGGTGCCGCTGCCGCGCATCCCGGGCGCCGACGTGGCGGGCGAGGTCGACGCGCTCGGCCCGGGAGTGGCCGGGCTGGACCCGGGTGCGCGGGTGATCGTCAACCCCGGCATCAGCTGCGGCCGTTGCCGGGCCTGCCTGGAGGGCCGCGACAATCTCTGCCCGCACTACGAGGTGCTGGGCAACCGCACCGACGGCGGGTACGCCCAGTACGTGGTGGTGCCGGCCGCCAACGTCATCGCCATGCCCGGGCGGCTCGAATTCGTGGAGGCGGCTGCGGTGCCGCTCGTCTTCCTGACCGCGTGGCACATGCTGGTCACCCTGGCCCGGCTGCAGCCGGGCGAGACGGTGCTCGTCTGGGGGGCCGGCAGCGGCGTCGGGTCGGCGGCCATCCAGATCGCCAGGCTCCTGGGCGCGCACGTCATCGCCACGGTGGGCAGCGCCGACAAGGTGGCACGGGCCCAGCGCCTGGGGGCCGACGTCGTCCTCGACCACCACCGGCAGGCCGTCGACGAGGAGGTGCGCGCCCTGACCGGCCGGCGCGGGGTCGACGTCGTCTTCGAGCACGTCGGCCAGGCCACGTGGGAGAGGAGCCTGCGCAGCTTGACGCACGGCGGTCGCCTGGTCACCTGCGGCGCTACCACAGGCTACGAGGGGCTCACCGACATCCGCTACGTCTTCTCGCGGCAATTGCAGATCCTGGGCTCCTACATGGGGAGCAAGGGTGAGCTGTTGCGCCTGCTGCCCTTCGTCGAGCAGGGCCGCCTCCAGCCCGTGGTGGACCGGGTGCTGCCCCTCGCGCAGGCCGCCGAGGCTCACCGCATCGTGGAGGAGCGCCGCCACTTCGGCAAGGTGGTGCTGCAGGTGCCCTGA